The Triticum aestivum cultivar Chinese Spring chromosome 6D, IWGSC CS RefSeq v2.1, whole genome shotgun sequence genomic sequence TGCAGACGACGACGTCACGATTGTCAGCAACCCTGATGTTACAAACAAACCAGACACATCCGGTGCCCCAAAGCGTAAACGTGGACGCCCGAGGAAGAATGCCCCTCCTAGTAATCCAGTGAAACAACAATTTGACACAGAGACTATCGCTAAACAAGTGGAGTCAAAAAGACGCAAGCGCAAACCATCAAACGCCGTGTCCAGCCCATTCGTACAGCCATGAATGGGCTACACGGAGAGGCACTTCAAGGGCAGATCCAAATGATTGATCTTCATGGCATGTTCTTTGAATTAAAGACTACACTTATGTTCTAATGTTTTTGCATATTATTTGTATGCTTATGTCCATCCAAATGCTTGACTTTTCATTGGTTCTTTTTAGAAAAAACCCAACTAATGAGTTGCAAGATCCACTTCTATCATTTGCACCATCTGATCCATACCTTTCTGCATCGGAGTAACCTTACATCTAAAACACTACCATAAGTGACTACTTACAAACGCATGCTCCCCATTCTAACGGCGCCATACACTGCGTAAGTATACCGTTCTGGTTTAAGTGGATGATGATTATGGCTGAGGCAGGGTAATTAAGGAAGAAAAATCATAGCATATAGAACACATGAGCAATTATGTAAATATCATGGTTACACTACTATTTCTCACATCACGAGTTGAGTGGGAGATTATTACCTCGCCAGCAAAAAGAACAGAATCAATAATGCAGCTAGTTTGATGGATTACTTCAGTCCACTCCACAAGAAAAATTTCAGGCTGCAGCACCAGCAGTCAATGCACACACAGAACCATATTGTCAAATGCCAGCCTCTCCTGCAGAAAATAAGAAGGAATAGCATCAGGAACACCATGTACCATTTTTATACTGATATAGACATGTCGACAAGAGTTGGCACATTGCAGCTTGTGTTTTGCATCGAAACTAATGCGATACATGGAGCTAATGAATTTACAACTAATATATCTAGGCCTAAGTCTGTTGGGTAACAATACTGAAACAGATTTCCCAGCTAGCTTTACTCTAACAGAGTTCTGCTTACTAACTAGACAGCTAGGACGACAATGAGAACCAGGCAACCAGCATAAGATCATGGAAGAACAAACAGATGCTAAACTTGCTCATTGGCAAAATAGGTTGTGCACGCGAACATGACAGAGAGGACTAAAATAGGAGACATACTTCTTCTGTTCCATATTTGTTGACAATGATTATGGCTAAGGCATGATAATACACATGTAGCAACGCGTGCAAAGCGGGCAAGAAATTCATATGAAGTAGGCATTCTTCCAAATTGAGCCAATTCTGGTTTTCGAAGATATACTTTACATAACTACTTTCCATTTTCTACTGTGCCATACATTGCCTAAATATTCAGAACTATGTTTGAGGCGCGGGTCATGTATGTCTTGAGCTCCCGATTCACCTTCTCCTCGTCCCACATGAACCCCTGTATGTTCTGCACCCACTCAAAGCAGCTCACCATCACTCCGCCGGAGTTGGCCATGATGTCCGGTAGGATCAGCACGCCCTTCTTTGCCCGAATCTGCACCACGAACATGAACATTTCTCTGCTGTCAGTCAATGTGTGAATGTGTCAACAAATGCAGCTTAGTTTTGTGGCAAAATGTTGGTGTTCTTGCCTCGTGGCCTCGGGGTCTGTTGGGTGGTTAACAGCCTCGATGATGTACTTTGCTTTGATGGCATCAACATTGTCCCTAGTAGAAGAAGAAAATCGAACGGACTTTTTATTAACAAAAATGTATTCAGATACACAAAAAATAACAGCTAGGAGGATACTTTAACTGAGCTTCTGAGCAGTAATCTGATAAAGATTGGATGAAGTGAGATGGGACGAGGAAATAGAAGATTACTTGTTTATGACTCCTCCCAGAGCTGCCGGGATGAGCACGTCGCACTCTTCCGTGAGCAGCAAGGTCGGGTCGACGGCGTCGCCTCCGTCAAAGCCCTTGATCCCGCGGTTCTCTGCCGAGTGCTTCATCAGCTTGGCTATGTCAATGCCATTGGAGTTCTTGACAGCCCCTGTGACATCTCTGATGGAGACCACCTTGCCACCAGCTTCAGTGATCAATTGGGCAGCCCAAGAACCAATATTGCCAAATACCTGAAAAAGGCAAGAAGATGATAATTGCTCATCTGTGCAAAATGTAGATGAAGAAACATAGTTCTGGCCTTGCTCCACAATGTATGGCGCCATTGTACACAACGATTATTACTAGCATTGTGTAGGCATGCTTGTATATATTTGGCAGAATATATTACTTGTGGGTGCTCATTGTGTGCTCCTTTCCTCTTTAATTTCAGCGCGTGAAGTGGGAGATTAGAAAGATACTGACATATCAAGCACAGAACTTTGCAATTGCCACTGATGGTGTCTCCATTGTAAGCCTAAGCTTTGACAAGATGCTTGTCTCTAAATTATAAATGGGAAACATCTTAGCTTTGCGTGAAAATTAAAGAGATTGACAAAATTTTCTCTGGCATTTTAAATGCGCAAAAGACCAAAGAAAAAGCAAATAATCTTAGTGAGTTCAGATAAAACAGAGAATTACCTTAAGAAGAGTTCAATTGCAATACCTTGATATTACACTAAAATTAAAAGCTGGATGGTCAGTCTAGTGGCAGGACAACAACCATCTTTTGGCAAATAAAACGTCTGCTTACAAATTTTACGTTTTCGGAAGCAGCCATGGATTTCACCTGGAAAAGAACATCAAA encodes the following:
- the LOC123146000 gene encoding glutamate dehydrogenase 1, mitochondrial, with translation MVFGNIGSWAAQLITEAGGKVVSIRDVTGAVKNSNGIDIAKLMKHSAENRGIKGFDGGDAVDPTLLLTEECDVLIPAALGGVINKDNVDAIKAKYIIEAVNHPTDPEATRFGQRRAC